A part of Brachybacterium faecium DSM 4810 genomic DNA contains:
- a CDS encoding selenocysteine-specific translation elongation factor SelB (PFAM: Elongation factor Tu GTP binding domain; Elongation factor Tu domain 2; Elongation factor SelB, winged helix~TIGRFAM: small GTP-binding protein domain; selenocysteine-specific elongation factor SelB) has product MQVVATAGHVDHGKSTLIRALTGIEPDRWAEETRRGLTIDLGFAWTTLPSGRAVSFVDVPGHERFLGNMLAGLGPVPIVCFVVAADEGWQSQSADHRDAIAALGITQGLLVVTRADLAPDRVEEVLAKARTELAGTGLAEAPAVSVSALTGQGMGQLREVLDAVVLAARSPSREEPVRLWVDRSFSVSGAGTVITGTLSAGTLRVGDALERRGAGPARQVRVRSLQSCGEAVDEIGPVSRAAVNLRGVDADALTRGDALLTVGSWATADLLDVRATSPGAFAAAPSELVVHAGTAAVPARVRPLGPDHARLTLDRALPVRVGDRMVLRGSGARVVHSGALVLDVDPPALTRRGDAARRAAALTASGGAGDVAAEVARRDAVPSAQLTRRGIAVPEVLPAGVHRCGALLVAEAALSAWSTRLRDAVTAEHDQHPLSAGLPRKAALDLLDAPGEALPELLERADLVERDGRVLDPLRSAQLGPAETAIAALEQHLGEEPFASPSADHLTALGLGPEELAAAARLGRVLRLPGEVILLPTAPALAMRELARLPQPFTTSQARQALGTSRRIAIPLLEHLDARGWTRRLDAGHRQVVR; this is encoded by the coding sequence ATGCAGGTCGTCGCCACGGCCGGGCACGTCGACCACGGCAAGTCCACCCTGATCCGGGCCCTCACCGGGATCGAGCCGGACCGGTGGGCGGAGGAGACGCGGCGAGGGCTGACCATCGACCTCGGCTTCGCCTGGACCACCCTGCCCTCGGGCCGTGCCGTGTCCTTCGTCGACGTGCCCGGCCATGAGCGGTTCCTCGGCAACATGCTCGCCGGCCTCGGCCCCGTCCCGATCGTCTGCTTCGTCGTCGCGGCCGACGAGGGCTGGCAGTCGCAGTCCGCCGATCATCGGGATGCGATCGCCGCGCTCGGCATCACGCAGGGCCTCCTCGTCGTCACCCGTGCGGACCTCGCCCCCGACCGGGTCGAGGAGGTGCTCGCCAAGGCCCGCACCGAGCTGGCCGGGACCGGTCTTGCCGAGGCACCCGCCGTGAGCGTCTCCGCGCTCACCGGCCAGGGGATGGGGCAGCTGCGGGAGGTGCTGGATGCGGTGGTCCTCGCCGCCCGCAGCCCCTCGCGCGAGGAGCCGGTGCGGCTGTGGGTGGACCGCTCCTTCAGCGTCTCCGGGGCGGGGACCGTCATCACCGGAACCCTCAGCGCGGGCACCCTCCGCGTGGGGGACGCGCTCGAGCGGAGGGGCGCCGGACCGGCACGACAGGTCCGGGTGCGCTCCCTGCAGAGCTGCGGCGAGGCGGTGGACGAGATCGGCCCCGTGAGCCGCGCCGCCGTGAACCTCCGCGGCGTGGACGCGGACGCGCTCACGCGCGGCGATGCGCTGCTGACCGTCGGCTCCTGGGCGACGGCGGACCTCCTGGACGTGCGGGCGACCTCTCCGGGCGCGTTCGCCGCGGCGCCCTCGGAGCTCGTCGTCCACGCCGGCACCGCCGCGGTGCCGGCCCGGGTCCGGCCGCTCGGCCCCGACCACGCCCGGCTCACCCTCGACCGCGCCCTGCCGGTGCGGGTCGGGGACCGGATGGTGCTGCGCGGCAGCGGGGCGCGGGTGGTGCACAGCGGCGCGCTCGTGCTCGACGTCGACCCGCCCGCGCTCACCCGTCGCGGTGATGCCGCCCGACGGGCCGCCGCGCTCACTGCGAGCGGGGGCGCCGGAGACGTGGCCGCCGAGGTGGCCCGGCGCGATGCGGTGCCCTCCGCGCAGCTGACCCGCCGGGGGATCGCCGTGCCCGAGGTGCTGCCCGCCGGGGTGCACCGGTGCGGGGCCCTGCTGGTCGCCGAGGCCGCGCTGAGCGCCTGGTCGACGCGCCTGCGGGACGCGGTCACCGCCGAGCACGATCAGCATCCGCTCTCCGCAGGGCTGCCCCGCAAGGCGGCCCTCGACCTGCTCGACGCCCCAGGAGAGGCCCTGCCCGAGCTGCTCGAGCGCGCCGACCTCGTCGAGCGGGACGGACGGGTCCTGGACCCCCTCCGCTCCGCGCAGCTCGGCCCGGCCGAGACCGCGATCGCCGCCCTCGAGCAGCATCTGGGGGAGGAGCCCTTCGCCTCCCCCTCCGCGGACCACCTCACCGCGCTCGGCCTGGGCCCCGAAGAGCTCGCTGCCGCCGCCCGGCTCGGCCGGGTGCTGCGCCTGCCGGGCGAGGTGATCCTGCTACCCACCGCCCCCGCCCTCGCCATGCGGGAGCTGGCCCGGCTCCCGCAGCCCTTCACCACCTCCCAGGCACGCCAGGCGCTCGGCACCAGCCGCCGCATCGCGATCCCGCTGCTCGAGCATCTCGACGCCCGCGGCTGGACCCGTCGCCTGGATGCCGGGCACCGTCAGGTGGTGCGATGA
- a CDS encoding selenophosphate synthase (PFAM: AIR synthase related protein, N-terminal domain; AIR synthase related protein, C-terminal domain~TIGRFAM: selenium donor protein) produces the protein MSDSPIRPAAQPSIRLTTMAHGGGCASKIPPGELEEVVAGLSGQQYPQVIVGLEDGDDAAAVRIGEAGDTAVLSTADFFTPVVDDAFDWGRIAAANALSDIYAMGGDPVVAINLVGWPRGVLPLELLQEVLSGGLAIAQEAAVPVIGGHSVDDPEPKYGMAVTGTALPERLLRNDAAAPGLPITLTKPLGVGLLNNRMKSTGEVSEAAIATMTTLNRDASKAALAAGARAATDVTGFGLLGHLFKMGRASGVGMVIDRAAVPLIEGADDALRDGFVSGGTRRNLEWVRHAVQAGAGITEEDLLLLADAQTSGGLLVVGEVPGYPIIGETVEGSGITVR, from the coding sequence ATGAGCGACTCCCCGATCCGTCCTGCGGCCCAGCCCTCGATCCGCCTGACCACCATGGCGCACGGCGGGGGCTGCGCCTCGAAGATCCCGCCGGGCGAGCTCGAGGAGGTGGTCGCCGGGCTCTCCGGCCAGCAGTACCCGCAGGTGATCGTGGGCCTGGAGGACGGGGACGACGCCGCCGCGGTGCGGATCGGCGAGGCCGGGGACACCGCGGTGCTCTCGACCGCGGACTTCTTCACGCCGGTGGTGGATGACGCCTTCGACTGGGGACGCATCGCCGCGGCGAACGCCCTGTCGGACATCTACGCGATGGGCGGCGACCCGGTGGTCGCGATCAACCTGGTGGGCTGGCCCCGCGGGGTGCTGCCCCTGGAGCTGCTGCAGGAGGTGCTCTCCGGAGGGCTCGCGATCGCGCAGGAGGCCGCCGTGCCGGTGATCGGCGGTCACTCGGTCGACGATCCGGAGCCGAAGTACGGCATGGCCGTCACCGGCACCGCCCTTCCGGAGCGTCTGCTGCGCAACGACGCCGCAGCTCCGGGGCTGCCGATCACGCTGACGAAGCCGCTCGGCGTGGGGCTGCTGAACAACCGCATGAAGTCCACCGGCGAGGTCTCCGAGGCGGCGATCGCCACGATGACCACCCTGAACCGCGACGCCTCGAAGGCCGCGCTCGCGGCGGGGGCGCGGGCGGCGACCGACGTGACGGGGTTCGGGCTGCTGGGGCACCTGTTCAAGATGGGGCGCGCCTCCGGCGTGGGCATGGTGATCGATCGCGCGGCGGTGCCGCTCATCGAGGGGGCCGACGACGCGCTGCGCGACGGCTTCGTCTCCGGCGGCACGCGCCGGAACCTCGAGTGGGTGCGGCATGCGGTGCAGGCCGGGGCAGGCATCACCGAGGAGGATCTGCTGCTGCTGGCCGACGCCCAGACCTCCGGCGGGCTGCTGGTGGTCGGCGAGGTGCCCGGCTACCCGATCATCGGCGAAACGGTCGAGGGCTCCGGCATCACGGTGCGCTGA
- a CDS encoding formate-dependent nitrite reductase, membrane component (PFAM: Polysulphide reductase, NrfD) gives MSVTEFDADRPPEQPRRRGGKRRRRRRDLSQVGMGDGSREGAVVEDVEIERADEFDSYYGRPVVKAPPWRAPIAAYLFLGGVAAGSGMLAFGAQCTGRPQLRRAARLTALGTAGVGTLALIEDLGRPERFLNMMRTVKITSPMSMGTWIVGGFASASGVLAALEVDEMTGRRVPLGALRSLLGAAEIPASLTQVALAPALASYTGALLGNTVVPTWEAGRGHLSYLFVSSASLAAGGAAMITTPAAEAGPARLLATAGVAGDVVSMHRMKASMHPLEAEPLETGRPGTMLRWAERLAIAGGLGTLLGGRNRVVAAASGAALLTASALTRFGVLHAGLESVKDPRRVIEPQKARLAARRAAGITDDAITTAG, from the coding sequence ATGAGCGTCACCGAGTTCGACGCGGACCGCCCGCCGGAGCAGCCGCGCCGCCGGGGTGGGAAGCGTCGCCGGCGCCGGCGCGACCTCTCCCAGGTGGGGATGGGGGACGGCTCGCGCGAGGGCGCGGTCGTCGAGGACGTCGAGATCGAGCGCGCCGACGAGTTCGACTCGTACTACGGCCGGCCCGTGGTCAAGGCCCCGCCGTGGAGGGCTCCGATCGCGGCGTACCTCTTCCTGGGCGGGGTCGCCGCCGGGTCCGGGATGCTGGCCTTCGGGGCGCAGTGCACCGGCCGGCCGCAGCTGCGCCGCGCCGCCCGGCTCACGGCGCTGGGCACCGCCGGCGTGGGCACGCTCGCGCTCATCGAGGACCTCGGCCGGCCCGAGCGCTTCCTCAACATGATGCGGACGGTGAAGATCACCTCGCCCATGAGCATGGGCACGTGGATCGTCGGCGGCTTCGCGAGCGCCTCCGGGGTGCTGGCCGCTCTCGAGGTCGATGAGATGACCGGGCGGCGCGTGCCGCTGGGGGCGCTGCGCTCCCTGCTCGGCGCCGCGGAGATCCCCGCCTCCCTCACCCAGGTCGCCCTCGCACCCGCCCTGGCCTCGTACACCGGTGCCCTGCTCGGCAACACCGTGGTCCCCACCTGGGAGGCCGGACGCGGGCACCTCTCCTACCTCTTCGTCTCCTCGGCGAGCCTCGCGGCGGGCGGCGCCGCGATGATCACCACCCCGGCGGCGGAGGCCGGACCGGCGCGGCTGCTGGCCACGGCCGGCGTGGCCGGGGACGTGGTCTCGATGCACCGCATGAAGGCGTCGATGCACCCGCTCGAGGCCGAACCGCTGGAGACCGGGCGCCCCGGCACGATGCTGCGGTGGGCCGAGCGGCTCGCGATCGCCGGCGGGCTCGGCACCCTGCTCGGCGGCCGGAACCGGGTCGTCGCCGCCGCGAGCGGTGCGGCGCTGCTGACCGCCTCCGCCCTGACCCGCTTCGGCGTGCTGCACGCGGGCCTGGAATCCGTGAAGGACCCGCGGCGCGTGATCGAGCCGCAGAAGGCGCGCCTGGCCGCCCGCCGCGCCGCCGGCATCACCGACGACGCGATCACCACCGCCGGCTGA
- a CDS encoding anaerobic dehydrogenase, typically selenocysteine-containing (PFAM: Molydopterin dinucleotide binding domain; Molybdopterin oxidoreductase~TIGRFAM: formate dehydrogenase, alpha subunit, proteobacterial-type): MQDFANADLIVIEGSNMAEAHPVAFQWVTEARKRGARVIHVDPRFTRTSANADRHIPIRAGTDIVLLGGVIRHVLENELYFEEYLRTFTNASTLISEQYADAEDLDGLFSGYDQETSTYENTSWAYAGDPERIAQGLPERDETLQHPRTVFQILRRHYARYTPEMVRDTCGISPEDFAYLATSIAENSGRERTTMFAYALGWTQHQGGAQMIRTAGVLQLLMGNMGRPGGGIMALRGHATIQGSTDIPTLYHILPGYLPMPKVGQDDFHEFTRAIGKKEQKGFWADADIYTINLLKAWWGEHATAENDWAYHYLPRLTGAHGTYQTVMRMLEGGVDGYFLFGQNPAVGSANGRLQRLGLTHLKWMVVRDFYMIESATFWKDGPEIESGELTPEQIGTEMFFLPAANHTEKAGSFTQTQRMVQWRDQAVEPPDDARSDLEFMYELGRRIREKLRGSTDPRDRPILDLTWDYPVNERGEPDAEAVLAEINGRHLTGERAGRPLNAFAEMKDDGSTSGGCWIYTGVYADGINQARRRRPGSEQGEIAPDWGWAWPANRRILYNRASADARGRPWSERKKLVWWDEETGRWTGEDVPDFPVTKRPDDPGDPSQGGAAALAGTDAFTMQSDGRGWLFAPTGLVDGPLPTHYESPESTIRNPLYEQQSNPTRVTFRDEDNLSSAGAMGTGGEVYPYVFTTYRITEHHTAGGMSRFLPYLSELQPEMYCEVSPELAEEVGLEPYGWATIISARNAIEAKVLITERMTPLRIGERTIHQIGLPFHWGRGEEALIQGDGANDLIGMNLDANTQIQNSKNNSCTLIPGRRPQGAGRRELVLAYRRRAGLIASEHPAVDGAEGAPGAGPADSFAPHEVRGPGEATAAPTGEASMKEMDNR, translated from the coding sequence GTGCAGGACTTCGCCAACGCTGATCTCATCGTCATCGAGGGGTCCAACATGGCCGAGGCGCACCCCGTCGCCTTCCAGTGGGTGACCGAGGCCCGGAAGCGCGGCGCCCGCGTCATCCATGTGGACCCGCGGTTCACACGCACCTCCGCGAACGCCGATCGGCACATCCCGATCCGCGCCGGCACGGACATCGTGCTGCTGGGCGGCGTGATCCGGCACGTGCTCGAGAACGAGCTGTACTTCGAGGAGTACCTGCGCACCTTCACCAACGCCTCGACGCTCATCTCCGAGCAGTACGCGGATGCCGAGGACCTCGACGGGCTGTTCTCCGGCTACGACCAGGAGACCAGCACCTACGAGAACACCTCGTGGGCGTATGCGGGGGATCCGGAGCGGATCGCGCAGGGGCTGCCCGAACGCGATGAGACGCTGCAGCATCCACGGACCGTCTTCCAGATCCTGCGGCGCCACTACGCCCGCTACACCCCCGAGATGGTCCGGGACACCTGCGGCATCTCGCCGGAGGACTTCGCCTACCTGGCCACCTCGATCGCCGAGAACTCGGGGCGCGAGCGGACCACGATGTTCGCCTACGCGCTGGGCTGGACCCAGCACCAGGGCGGGGCGCAGATGATCCGCACCGCGGGCGTCCTGCAGCTGCTCATGGGCAACATGGGCCGCCCGGGCGGCGGGATCATGGCGCTGCGCGGCCACGCGACCATCCAGGGCTCCACGGACATCCCCACGCTCTACCACATCCTGCCCGGCTACCTGCCGATGCCGAAGGTGGGCCAGGACGACTTCCACGAGTTCACCCGGGCGATCGGCAAGAAGGAGCAGAAGGGCTTCTGGGCCGACGCCGACATCTACACCATCAACCTGCTCAAGGCGTGGTGGGGAGAGCATGCGACGGCCGAGAACGACTGGGCCTACCACTACCTGCCCAGGCTGACCGGTGCGCACGGCACCTATCAGACGGTCATGCGCATGCTCGAGGGCGGTGTCGACGGCTACTTCCTGTTCGGCCAGAACCCCGCGGTGGGCTCCGCCAACGGGCGCCTGCAGCGCCTGGGCCTGACGCACCTGAAATGGATGGTGGTGCGCGACTTCTACATGATCGAGTCCGCCACCTTCTGGAAGGACGGGCCGGAGATCGAATCCGGGGAGCTCACCCCGGAGCAGATCGGCACCGAGATGTTCTTCCTGCCGGCCGCGAACCATACCGAGAAGGCCGGCTCCTTCACCCAGACCCAGCGGATGGTGCAGTGGCGCGATCAGGCCGTGGAACCGCCGGACGACGCCCGCAGCGACCTCGAGTTCATGTACGAGCTCGGGCGCCGCATCCGCGAGAAGCTCCGCGGCTCGACCGACCCGCGGGACCGCCCGATCCTCGACCTCACCTGGGACTACCCGGTCAACGAGCGCGGGGAGCCGGACGCCGAGGCGGTGCTCGCCGAGATCAACGGCCGCCACCTCACCGGGGAGAGGGCCGGCCGCCCGCTGAACGCCTTCGCGGAGATGAAGGACGACGGCTCCACCAGCGGCGGCTGCTGGATCTACACCGGCGTCTACGCGGACGGGATCAACCAGGCCCGGCGCCGCCGCCCCGGCTCGGAGCAGGGCGAGATCGCCCCGGACTGGGGCTGGGCCTGGCCCGCCAACCGGCGGATCCTCTACAACCGCGCCTCGGCCGACGCCCGGGGCCGGCCCTGGAGCGAGCGCAAGAAGCTCGTGTGGTGGGACGAGGAGACCGGCCGCTGGACCGGCGAGGACGTCCCCGACTTCCCGGTGACCAAGCGCCCCGATGATCCGGGGGACCCCTCCCAGGGCGGGGCCGCGGCCCTCGCGGGCACCGACGCGTTCACCATGCAGTCCGACGGGCGGGGCTGGCTGTTCGCACCCACCGGGCTGGTGGACGGACCGCTGCCCACCCATTACGAGTCGCCCGAGTCGACCATCCGCAACCCGCTGTACGAGCAGCAGTCCAACCCCACCCGGGTCACGTTCCGCGACGAGGACAACCTCAGCTCGGCCGGCGCGATGGGGACCGGCGGCGAGGTGTATCCGTACGTGTTCACCACCTACCGCATCACCGAGCACCACACCGCCGGCGGCATGAGCCGCTTCCTGCCGTACCTCTCGGAGCTGCAGCCGGAGATGTACTGCGAGGTCTCCCCGGAGCTCGCCGAGGAGGTGGGTCTCGAGCCGTACGGCTGGGCGACCATCATCTCCGCCCGCAACGCGATCGAGGCGAAGGTGCTGATCACCGAACGCATGACCCCGCTGCGGATCGGGGAGCGCACCATCCACCAGATCGGCCTGCCGTTCCACTGGGGCCGGGGCGAGGAGGCGCTCATCCAGGGCGACGGCGCGAACGACCTGATCGGCATGAACCTCGATGCGAACACCCAGATCCAGAACAGCAAGAACAACTCGTGCACCCTCATCCCGGGCCGTCGCCCGCAGGGCGCCGGACGCAGGGAGCTGGTGCTGGCGTATCGTCGGCGGGCCGGACTGATCGCCTCCGAGCATCCGGCGGTCGACGGTGCCGAGGGCGCGCCCGGCGCGGGCCCCGCGGATTCCTTCGCCCCGCACGAGGTGCGCGGTCCGGGGGAGGCCACCGCGGCACCCACCGGTGAGGCCTCGATGAAGGAGATGGACAACCGATGA
- a CDS encoding formate dehydrogenase beta subunit (PFAM: 4Fe-4S binding domain), giving the protein MTLLAGPEGPAANSGWGHDHERKGFFTDTSICIGCKACEVACKEWNRNPIDGNLEILGSSYDNTGELGANTWRHVAFVEQGQERIEQARESGRRLVSLGMPGIGPRSSGARGATPAGDLSQADRTPPDTPEFRWLMSSDVCKHCTNAGCLDVCPTGAIFRSEHGSVVVQEDVCNGCGTCVSACPFGVIERRDDGTVSPYAHRGDTVDRMGTASKCTLCYDRLVEGEEPACSATCPTQSITFGDHPDLTAAAHERVRDLHARGMTEARLYGVNPKDGVGGTGSVFLLLDEPEVYGLPPDPQVPTASLPRTYARAGIAAAGMVAAVALSFLGARR; this is encoded by the coding sequence ATGACGCTGCTGGCCGGACCCGAAGGACCCGCCGCGAACTCCGGCTGGGGCCATGACCACGAGCGCAAGGGCTTCTTCACCGACACCTCGATCTGCATCGGCTGCAAGGCCTGCGAGGTGGCGTGCAAGGAGTGGAACCGCAACCCGATCGACGGCAACCTCGAGATCCTCGGCTCCAGCTACGACAACACCGGTGAGCTGGGCGCCAACACGTGGCGCCACGTCGCCTTCGTCGAGCAGGGGCAGGAGCGCATCGAGCAGGCCCGGGAGTCGGGCCGGCGCCTGGTGAGCCTCGGGATGCCCGGCATCGGCCCGCGCTCCTCCGGTGCCCGCGGCGCGACCCCGGCGGGAGATCTCTCGCAGGCGGACCGCACCCCGCCGGACACCCCGGAGTTCCGCTGGCTGATGTCCTCGGACGTGTGCAAGCACTGCACCAACGCCGGCTGCCTCGACGTGTGTCCCACGGGCGCGATCTTCCGCTCGGAGCACGGCTCGGTGGTGGTCCAGGAGGACGTGTGCAACGGCTGCGGCACCTGCGTGAGCGCCTGCCCCTTCGGCGTGATCGAACGCCGTGACGACGGCACCGTCTCCCCGTACGCCCACCGGGGCGACACGGTCGACCGGATGGGCACCGCCAGCAAGTGCACGCTGTGCTACGACCGCCTGGTCGAGGGGGAGGAGCCGGCCTGCTCGGCCACCTGCCCCACCCAGTCCATCACCTTCGGCGATCATCCCGATCTCACCGCCGCCGCGCACGAGCGGGTGCGGGACCTTCACGCGCGCGGCATGACCGAGGCGCGGCTGTACGGCGTGAACCCCAAGGACGGCGTGGGCGGCACCGGCTCGGTGTTCCTGCTGCTGGACGAGCCCGAGGTGTACGGGCTGCCGCCGGATCCGCAGGTGCCCACCGCCTCGCTGCCCCGCACCTACGCCCGCGCCGGGATCGCCGCGGCAGGCATGGTCGCCGCGGTCGCGCTCTCCTTCCTGGGAGCTCGTCGATGA
- a CDS encoding L-seryl-tRNA(Sec) selenium transferase (PFAM: L-seryl-tRNA selenium transferase~TIGRFAM: seryl-tRNA(sec) selenium transferase), which translates to MSADPRRRIPRTDHLLAHPDVAAAAQVLSEHVVRGIVRGAQERARRGEIAAEAVLEEIRSALGGRPAGSLRPVLNATGVIVHTNLGRAPLSPAARAALQDAAGYTDVEFDLAAGVRSRRGAGARAALLAACPEAEDALIVNNGAAALALATTALAGTDEVILSRGELIEIGAGFRLPELITSTGARLREVGTTNRTHLADYTAALGPSTGCVLRVHTSNYRVIGFTSEVAVAELAGPCREAGVPLVADLGSGLLEPEPRLPAEPAAAAALRDGADLVIASGDKLLGGPQAGILLGRAEIIARLARHPLARAMRADKLTLAALEATLRGPVPPVLEALRLDPDALRERTAALADRLGGRLVAHEGRVGGGGGAEVPLPGWALALDPALAAPLRTGDPAVVATVRDDCCLLDLRCVPAEEDARLEAAVRTARTRLDPAGAQR; encoded by the coding sequence ATGAGCGCCGACCCGCGCCGTCGGATCCCGCGCACCGACCATCTCCTGGCGCATCCCGACGTGGCCGCCGCCGCCCAGGTGCTCAGCGAGCACGTGGTGCGCGGCATCGTCCGCGGCGCGCAGGAGCGCGCCCGGCGCGGCGAGATCGCCGCCGAGGCCGTGCTCGAGGAGATCCGCTCCGCCCTCGGCGGCCGCCCCGCCGGCTCCCTGCGACCGGTCCTCAACGCGACCGGGGTCATCGTGCACACGAACCTGGGCCGGGCGCCGCTGTCTCCTGCGGCGCGCGCGGCGCTGCAGGACGCCGCCGGCTACACCGACGTCGAATTCGACCTCGCTGCCGGCGTCCGCTCGCGGCGCGGCGCCGGCGCCCGCGCCGCGCTGCTCGCCGCCTGCCCCGAGGCCGAGGACGCCCTGATCGTCAACAACGGGGCGGCCGCCCTGGCGCTGGCCACCACCGCCCTCGCCGGGACGGACGAGGTGATCCTCAGCCGCGGCGAGCTCATCGAGATCGGCGCCGGCTTCCGCCTGCCCGAGCTCATCACCTCTACCGGAGCGCGGCTGCGCGAGGTGGGCACCACCAACCGCACCCACCTCGCGGACTACACCGCGGCGCTCGGCCCCTCGACCGGCTGCGTGCTGAGGGTCCACACCAGCAACTACCGGGTCATCGGCTTCACCAGCGAGGTGGCGGTCGCCGAGCTCGCCGGGCCGTGCCGCGAGGCCGGGGTCCCGCTGGTGGCGGACCTCGGCAGCGGCCTGCTCGAGCCGGAGCCCCGGCTGCCCGCGGAGCCCGCTGCCGCCGCCGCCCTGCGCGACGGCGCGGACCTGGTGATCGCCAGCGGCGACAAGCTGCTCGGCGGCCCGCAGGCCGGGATCCTGCTGGGACGCGCCGAGATCATCGCGCGCCTCGCCCGGCACCCGCTGGCGCGGGCGATGCGCGCGGACAAGCTGACCCTCGCCGCACTCGAGGCCACCCTCCGCGGCCCCGTCCCGCCCGTCCTCGAGGCGCTGCGACTGGATCCGGACGCGCTGCGGGAGAGGACCGCGGCGCTCGCCGACCGGCTCGGAGGTCGCCTCGTCGCGCATGAGGGACGCGTCGGCGGCGGGGGAGGGGCCGAGGTGCCGCTGCCCGGCTGGGCGCTCGCCCTCGACCCCGCGCTCGCCGCACCGCTGCGCACCGGCGACCCCGCCGTGGTCGCCACGGTGCGCGACGACTGCTGCCTGCTGGATCTGCGCTGCGTGCCCGCCGAGGAGGACGCCCGCCTCGAGGCGGCGGTACGTACTGCCCGGACCCGCCTCGACCCCGCCGGCGCGCAGCGCTGA